A part of Jiangella alba genomic DNA contains:
- a CDS encoding GNAT family N-acetyltransferase: MQPAHIRPYDDADAASWLRCRLLSFFATQYYDDVVTQRPRFDGPSIQLVAAAGTEVVGILDVSIGADAATIETVAVLPEHSRSGIATRLLHAALPELEQRKLRTLDAWTREDPAANAWYRRNGFREDHRYLHVYQDWDERDAGFTAPDGLGTPVRVFAHAPIEREAQLRARFRRVHVCRRYVRRLG, from the coding sequence CGTACGACGACGCCGACGCGGCGAGCTGGCTGCGCTGCCGGCTCCTGAGCTTCTTCGCCACCCAGTACTACGACGACGTCGTGACCCAGCGGCCGCGCTTCGACGGGCCGTCGATCCAGTTGGTGGCGGCCGCCGGCACCGAGGTCGTCGGGATCCTCGACGTGAGCATCGGCGCCGACGCCGCCACGATCGAGACCGTGGCGGTCCTGCCGGAGCACTCGCGGTCGGGCATCGCCACCCGGCTGCTGCATGCCGCGCTCCCCGAGCTCGAGCAACGGAAGCTCCGAACCCTCGACGCGTGGACGCGGGAGGACCCGGCGGCCAACGCGTGGTACCGCCGCAACGGCTTTCGCGAAGACCACCGCTACCTGCACGTCTACCAGGACTGGGACGAGCGCGACGCCGGGTTCACCGCGCCCGACGGCCTCGGAACGCCCGTGCGTGTCTTCGCCCATGCCCCGATCGAACGGGAAGCGCAGCTGCGCGCCCGGTTCCGCCGGGTCCACGTGTGCCGGCGGTACGTCCGGCGCCTCGGTTAG
- a CDS encoding alpha-galactosidase, with product MDDRMVVLTRAGACLVLDLDTPWLPRVLHWGADLGPGVDAAALRAVAVPGRRGGAPADPAAPSLLPAQADGWAGRLGVEGARDRAYPHLRLAPVGVAVAPDGGGVEVTSRDSAAEVSVVSSLVLDDAGVLRLRHTLTNEGSGAWTVGGVRAVLPVPDHAAELLHFSGRWGLEKIPQREAFLPGIRSLETRRGRTGHSHTGLLVAGSAGFGFGSGEVWGVHAGWSGWTVHDAERVAEGWSTLGAGELLAPGEVVLAPGESYATPDVHFVYSDSGLDGLSARLHASLRARASHPSTPRPLVLNTWEAVYFDHDLARMKGLADVAASVGVERFVVDDGWFLGRRNDLGGLGDWYVDPDLWPDGLHPLVDHVRSLGMQFGLWVEPEMANPRSRLVEEHPDWLLNDPSRVPREWRHQHTVDVANPEVYAYLLERLDKLVGEYAIDYLKWDHNRDLLEAVHDGHAGVHEQTAAVYRLLDELRSRHPSLEIESCSSGGARVDLGIIERTDRVWASDSNDPLDRQAIQRWTSLLLPPELIGAHVGPGHTHVSGRVTELQLRCATALFGHAGIEWDITECSPAELSLLSDWAATYKRLRPLLHTGRVVRADTDDAHVLHGVVGPGQAVFAYVALQTMTADIPPRLRLPGLDPAVTYRVTPLAGLSSALPRWARPAAWLESGAVELPGRVLATVGLQAPPLNPGQVLTLELTAV from the coding sequence ATGGACGACCGCATGGTGGTGCTGACCCGGGCCGGTGCCTGCCTGGTGCTCGACCTGGACACGCCGTGGCTGCCGCGGGTGCTGCACTGGGGCGCTGACCTCGGCCCCGGCGTCGACGCCGCGGCGCTGCGGGCCGTGGCGGTCCCCGGCCGGCGTGGCGGGGCGCCGGCCGACCCGGCGGCGCCGTCGCTGCTGCCCGCGCAGGCCGACGGCTGGGCCGGGCGGCTGGGCGTCGAGGGCGCGCGCGACCGTGCCTACCCGCACCTGCGGCTGGCGCCGGTCGGCGTCGCCGTCGCCCCTGACGGCGGCGGCGTCGAGGTGACGTCGCGCGATTCGGCGGCGGAGGTGTCCGTCGTCAGCTCGCTCGTCCTCGACGACGCCGGTGTGCTGCGGCTGCGGCACACGCTCACCAACGAGGGTTCCGGTGCGTGGACGGTCGGCGGGGTGCGTGCCGTCCTGCCGGTGCCCGACCACGCCGCCGAGCTGCTGCACTTCAGCGGCCGCTGGGGGCTGGAGAAGATCCCGCAGCGCGAGGCGTTCCTGCCGGGCATCCGGTCGCTGGAGACCCGGCGCGGGCGCACCGGCCACTCGCACACCGGGCTGCTGGTGGCCGGGTCGGCCGGGTTCGGGTTCGGGTCCGGCGAGGTGTGGGGTGTGCACGCCGGCTGGAGCGGCTGGACGGTGCACGACGCCGAGCGGGTCGCCGAGGGCTGGTCGACGCTGGGCGCCGGTGAGCTGCTGGCGCCCGGCGAGGTGGTGCTGGCGCCGGGGGAGTCGTACGCGACGCCGGACGTCCACTTCGTGTACTCCGACTCCGGCCTGGACGGGCTGTCGGCGCGGCTGCACGCGTCGCTGCGTGCGCGTGCGTCGCACCCGTCGACACCGCGGCCGCTGGTGCTCAACACGTGGGAGGCGGTCTACTTCGACCACGACCTCGCGCGCATGAAGGGGCTGGCCGACGTCGCGGCCTCCGTCGGCGTCGAGCGCTTCGTCGTCGACGACGGCTGGTTCCTCGGCCGCCGCAACGACCTCGGCGGCCTCGGCGACTGGTACGTCGACCCCGACCTGTGGCCCGACGGGCTGCACCCGCTGGTCGATCACGTGCGTTCGCTGGGCATGCAGTTCGGCCTCTGGGTCGAGCCGGAGATGGCGAACCCGCGGTCGCGGCTGGTCGAAGAGCACCCCGACTGGCTGCTCAACGACCCGTCGCGGGTGCCGCGGGAGTGGCGCCACCAGCACACCGTCGACGTCGCCAACCCGGAGGTCTACGCCTACCTGCTGGAGCGGCTGGACAAGCTGGTCGGCGAGTACGCCATCGACTACCTCAAGTGGGACCACAACCGCGACCTGCTGGAGGCCGTCCACGACGGCCACGCCGGCGTCCACGAGCAGACCGCCGCGGTGTACCGGCTGCTGGACGAGCTGCGGTCGCGGCACCCGTCGCTGGAGATCGAGTCGTGCTCGTCCGGCGGCGCCCGGGTCGACCTCGGCATCATCGAGCGCACCGACCGCGTGTGGGCGTCGGACAGCAACGACCCGCTGGACCGCCAGGCCATCCAACGGTGGACGTCGCTGCTGCTGCCGCCGGAGCTGATCGGCGCGCACGTCGGGCCCGGCCACACGCACGTGTCCGGGCGGGTCACCGAACTGCAGCTGCGCTGTGCGACGGCGCTGTTCGGCCATGCGGGCATCGAGTGGGACATCACCGAGTGCTCGCCGGCCGAGCTGTCGCTGCTCTCCGACTGGGCCGCGACCTACAAGCGGCTGCGTCCCCTCCTGCACACCGGCCGCGTCGTCCGCGCCGACACCGACGACGCCCACGTGCTGCACGGCGTGGTGGGCCCGGGCCAGGCCGTCTTCGCCTACGTCGCGCTGCAGACGATGACCGCGGACATCCCGCCGCGGCTGCGGCTGCCCGGCCTCGACCCGGCGGTGACCTACCGGGTGACGCCGCTGGCCGGGCTGAGCAGCGCGTTGCCGCGGTGGGCGCGGCCGGCCGCCTGGCTGGAGTCGGGTGCGGTGGAGCTCCCCGGCCGCGTGCTCGCGACGGTCGGCCTGCAGGCGCCGCCGCTGAACCCGGGCCAGGTGCTCACGCTGGAGCTCACCGCCGTCTAA
- a CDS encoding dihydrodipicolinate synthase family protein has product MSAFELWAATPTPFRPDESLAAEVVPAQAAHLVELGLDGAFVGGTTGESMALTVDERAELIGAWAEHRGDHLLLGAHVGDLSVVDARRLARHAADAGVDLIAAVAPFYGEPPSVTAIVDYLAEIASAAPDVPLCYYHIPSMTGLRAAPSAVVEQAAARVPSLRAVKFTDGDLLEFIRTREAADGVRVYFGKDELLPAGVACGATGAIGSLYNVLAPVAREVRSRILAGEVESALALHRPFRQIAAVADRWGSIPVVKELINRFGPDAGSARVPWGRLGPDALAAVDALVKELDTAAS; this is encoded by the coding sequence AGAGCCTGGCCGCCGAGGTCGTGCCGGCCCAGGCGGCGCACCTGGTCGAGCTGGGCCTCGACGGCGCGTTCGTCGGCGGCACCACCGGTGAGTCGATGGCGTTGACGGTGGACGAGCGGGCCGAGCTGATCGGCGCGTGGGCCGAGCACCGCGGCGACCACCTGCTGCTCGGGGCGCACGTCGGCGACCTCAGCGTGGTGGACGCCCGGCGGCTGGCCCGGCACGCGGCCGACGCCGGCGTCGACCTGATCGCCGCGGTGGCGCCGTTCTACGGCGAGCCGCCGTCGGTCACGGCGATCGTCGACTACCTGGCCGAGATCGCGTCGGCCGCCCCTGACGTGCCGCTGTGCTACTACCACATCCCGTCGATGACGGGGCTGCGCGCGGCGCCGTCGGCGGTGGTCGAGCAGGCCGCCGCCCGGGTGCCGAGCCTGCGCGCCGTCAAGTTCACCGACGGCGACCTGCTGGAGTTCATCCGCACGCGCGAGGCCGCCGACGGCGTCCGCGTCTACTTCGGCAAGGACGAGCTGCTGCCGGCCGGTGTGGCCTGCGGTGCGACCGGCGCCATCGGCAGCCTGTACAACGTGCTGGCGCCGGTGGCCCGCGAGGTGCGGTCGCGGATCCTGGCCGGCGAGGTCGAGTCGGCGCTGGCGCTGCACCGTCCGTTCCGGCAGATCGCCGCGGTCGCCGACCGGTGGGGTTCGATCCCGGTCGTCAAGGAGCTGATCAACCGGTTCGGGCCGGACGCCGGCTCGGCGCGGGTGCCGTGGGGGCGGCTGGGCCCCGACGCGCTCGCCGCCGTCGACGCGCTGGTCAAGGAGCTCGACACGGCCGCCTCCTGA